The DNA window attaagaaggaatgaaattccacaaattaacttttaacaaagcacacctgttaattgaaatgctttccaggtgactacctcatcaagctggttgagagaatgccaagattgtgcaaagctgtcatcaaggcaaagggtggctacttcgaagaatctcacttttttggttacatgattccatatgtgttatttcatagttttgatgtcttcactattattctaaaatgtagaaaatagtaaaaataaagaaaaacccaggaatgagtaggtgtgtccaaacttgtctctggtactgtattataggtaatgaatgtgtAGGGACTTCTGAAATTCGACAGATTTTGTGGTGAAGCAGAAACTCAATTTTAGCTAAACATTTGAGCTAAACACTAACCTTTGTCTTGTTTCCTGTAAGTTCCCAGGACGTCACAGAGACccatgtcaggacctttttagCACGTTCTCAGGACATTCATTTTACTAGTTCTTAGGACGTCCCATGGGAAtgttctctgggggacctttgtGTAGTTCTCTGTAAGTTCCCAGGACGTCACAGAGAACCATGTCAGGTCCTTTTTGGCACGTTCTAAGGACGTTCATTTTACTAGTCCTTAGGACGTGTGATGGTGCCAAGTGAACATTCTCTGGGGGACCTTTTTCTAGTTCCCAGTTAGTTTTTTGGACCTTCTTAGgacattgtgtcatggtcccctggaggttttgtctagttcccagttTGTCCCAGGACGTCTTTAGGATGTTCTTGCAACAATGTGTCACGCTCGCCTGGATGTTCTTGGAGGTATTAGTCCCAGGTGTCCCAAACCATGATAAGTCAAGTAATGAAATTGTTTGGGGGTTTTAAGGTAATTGGTATAATGTTTAGCTAAAATGGTGTAAAAACAGGTAAGCAATGATaatatgattacatttgacatgatcaCTTAGTAGACTTTTCAAAATGACTCcgcctgggatttgaactcacaacctctggatttgGGGTATGCAGATCTTTCTGCTACGCCACAAAATCTGTAGAATTTCAGAAGTTCCCTacacattcattacctataatacatctctgcacttcacaaaatagtgcCATCTGCGCTGCTATTTTTGTCATCAGTTGATATGActcttctctcattgacttcatTGACTTATTCCAGCTATCTATGAGCGTGTACTCAGAGTATTGTCCACATCCTGCCTTTTTATTCTCATCTTGTGACTAAATAGATCTTTGTCCTAATTTTCTTTCTTTCATGTTTCATCCCGTTTTCCTCCTTTGTGGATGTTTTTCACATGGATCAGTAAGTTGGACTTCTGactgaagcttttcccacagtcaccacagctaaatggtttctctcctgtgtgagtcagtttATGGTTCCTTAGGTTCCCCTTCTGATAGAAGCCTTTCCCACAGTCTCCACAgataaatggtttctctcctgtgtgagtaaGTGTATGCTTCTTTAGGGACCCCTTCTGattgaagcttttcccacagtcaccacagctaaatggtttctctcctgtgtgagtccgtTTATGGTTCCTTAGGTTCCCCTTCTGATAGAAGCctttcccacagtcaccacagataaatggtttctctcctgtgtgagtaaGTGTATGCTTCTTTAGGGACCCCTTCTGattgaagcttttcccacagtcatcacagctaaatggtttcCGTCCTGTGTGAGTCCGTTTATGGTTCCTTAGGTTCCCCTTCTGattgaagcttttcccacagtcaccacagctaaatggtttctctcctgtgtgagtcagcATATGGTTCCTTAGGTTCCACCTATGAatgaagcttttcccacagtcaccacagctaaatggtttctctcctgtgtgagtccgcATATGGTTCCTTAGGTTCCCCTTCAAattgaagcttttcccacagtcaccacaggtAAATGGTTTCTCTCCCACTCCTGTGTGAATCCTCATGTGCTTGGACAGATATCCTTTGAGTTTGAAGGTCTTGCCACAAACAGGGCAGGTGCAGGGTTTGCCACTGTGACAGAGGCGGACATGGGCCTTTAGTTTACAGGTGGAGTTGCAGCTTTTTCTGCAGAAGCGGCATTCACGGAGTCTCTTCTTGTAGAGAGTCACATGCTTCTGCAGGTCAGCTTCCAGAGTAAACATTTCGCCACAGTCACGGCAGCGGTGAGGTTTTCTAGACGTGGTGCTGGGTTTGGAACAGTGTTCCTCCATTGATGGTTTTGGATTCAATGATGGGCTGGGATCCAATGGTGGGCTGCTGTCAAGTCCTACTGGGTTTATGCTTACGGCTGAGCTTTGGCTGGAGGCATTGTTTTGATTATCTGGAGGGTGACAGGGACTGTAGAGACCCTTAAGGTGGGTCACAGTAACATAAGGTGTGAGATCTACTTGTTTAGGgtcactctctctgttctccacagTCTGGGTTTGGGGAAGAGTCAAGGACTGAAGTGGGTCCTCCTGATCACATTCACTTTTCACACAGGAAGGAGTGAATTTGATATCAGCCTCCAGCCCTTGAAGGTGCTCTTCCTCCTGAGTGGTCCTgagttcctcctgttcctctttaatctgtgGAAGCTCTGGGTTCTCCTgccccagactggggctccactcctgctcacagtgctgctgaTCAGGGAGAACCTCCTCttcagagacagcgagagagagctgcagggagtctggaggaaaggagagagcagcagaggttATCTATACAGCCTTTAGACGGttgtcactagctggcacagccacaaagtcataaaccctgccttTTCTCTAATTGAAAACAGCATGTGACATTGATataagtcagaaacatttattcctGTGCCAAAACGGTAGGtacattttggtcataaagtatCTTCCAAAACTGAGTTATGAGATTTGAGTACAAGAGTTTGTCATGACTTATTTGAGGGTTGGGTTTAGATTTCCACAATACCCTTTGAGTCGTGTCAGGGACAACTGTAGCATTCTAGCTAactcttcccctaaccttaacccaattcacctaacctgctacatAAATTATCCCAACCTTTGtcattagttctcctaaccaccAATGTAAATTCTCCCCATAATTCTCCTTTGTTGTTATCATGCaacaagcaacctggtctcagagaaagATGTATAATACTATAGCTCCTCAAATAGAGATAAGTTTGGTCATCCAATTCGTATGCTATTGTACGACCAGGTAAGACGTATGATAGTATAGCTTCACTAATTCGTATGATTTTGTACGACAGCTATGACATTCATAATGTAACCTActgtaatatatcatactaaatgtaTGGAATGATTTACTTACCAAATCCTACAAattgttctgagaccaggttgcacaACACCGGTGCTTTGAGGCTTGCTTAACATTTTCAAAGCAGTCTGATCCGATAGAAATTTTAATTACCCCGTGATCAATGACATCCGAAGCTTTGTTTGACCACATGCTTATTCGAAACGTGTGTTACAAAATCTGAAAGTACAcagatttgtaaaaatgttacAGCAATTGAACAGCAGCTCAGCAGGTAGGGTTTGGAACCATGGAACACTGACAATAAGACAGAGTCGAATCGCGGCAAAGCACAATATTTGGATTTATTTTTATGTGAAACCACACTATCTGCACATTGTTGTTCTAATAATTAATTTCATTTAGTAGGCTATATAATAAGCTTTTGACACACTCGCATCCTCCTAAATAATGGCATGGATTCAGTTTTAGGAAAAAATAAGAATTTTGAAGCAATAAAGGGAAGTGGGGTGTAAGATGCCAACATCATTCAAGCCCGTGACTAACCGCTGCACCAGAGTTttgatatgtatttattttttttacaaatcaatTATCTGAACATCAAACGCtgctgaccagcagatgtcactaatgtgcaATGTTTTAAGTCTGTGGCTGCGGATCAGACTTTTTCTGGTCCTTTTCCCCCCCGGACTAAAGGTCCTGAAGTTTCTGTGCATATGTTTATTCTCTACTTCACGCCCAGTCTCTGCTCTAGTCGTAAAGATCAGGTTACTCTGGCGAAAGGTGCTAATTTAATAAATTTATATCAAAGCTGAATCTATGTCTGCAAGATCTTATGATAGTATTTTACATAACATAACCGAAGATAGTAGCATTGCTTAACGTTACTGTAAGACAAAAACAACACCGCATTTTTCTCTCATGTGGCCAAAACACAACACCGTGCCACTAGGCAAAATAcacaggtaggctatgctacagtTTGATATCACCAGCTGCTCTAAACTTCACTGTACACCATTCAAAACAACACTGTAGGCTACTTCAAACAACTACTTCAAACAACACTGTATAAATCATTAAGATCTAAACCTATATGCCCATGAGACTGATCAAAGTAGGGCCGGGACTATACCAGTATCACGATACTCGTTAGTattgtggcaaggaaacaaaatatGAAGCcaatttaacttctttaggaaaacagccctaatgttggaaacaaacatcattatgtcgtcatccagagtcacatttatttattttctaagcTATAgtacacaatattttacatacagcaggttaaagaaccaaagagtttggtctgcttcatgttttcattggaaaaaatattgcgatactggtattgtcCCGGGCCCAGATTCTGCATGGACGTTTCACCGGTAAAACGTGAGAAATGTGAAGGGAAGGAGAccacaaatgttttttttgtaaagAAACACATGAGCAGAACATGATCCGCACATGCGCAGAAGCTTCGGGACCTTTAGTTCGGGAAAAAAGGCAGGGGAAAAGTTGGATCCGCAGCCACACTGTTGTTTTAAACGCCACGAGTAATGAACCGTTTTTCGGCAACTCAGCTATAAATGAATTGGAGACAGTGTACAAGATGGACGACCATTATTTTTAACACAATCCACTCACGTTCACATACGCCATTTGGTGGTTGATGCCATCTTTCTAGATCCGGTTGAACTGGGACGACTATGCCTACACCTGCACACTAGCACAGTGCAAACTGGACAGACGGCAGTACCATGCCAACATGCTCAGGCACCAGGAACTCAGCCACACTAGCACAGTGCAAACTGGACAGACGGCAGTACCATGCCAACATGCTCAGGCACCAGGAACTCAGCCACACTAGCACAGTGCAAACTGGACAGACGGCAGTACCATGCCAACATGCTCAGGCACCAGGAACTCAGCCACACTAGCACAGTGCAAACTGGACAGACGGCAGTACCATGCCAACATGCTCAGGCACCAGGAACTCAGCCACACTAGCACAGTGCAAACTGGACAGACGGCAGTACCATGCCAACATGCTCAGGCACCAGGAACTCAGCCACACTAGCACAGTGCAAACTGGACAGACGGCAGTACCATGCCAACATGCTCAGGCACCAGGAACTCAGCCACACTAGCACAGTGCAAACTGGACAGACGGCAGTACCATGCCAACATGCTCAGGCACCAGGAACTCAGCCACACTAGCACAGTGCAAACTGGACAGACGGCAGTACCATGCCAACATGCTCAGGCACCAGGAACTCAGCCACACTAGCACAGTGCAAACTGGACAGACGGCAGTACCATGCCAACATGCTCAGGCACCAGGAACTCAGCCACACTAGCACAGTGCAAACTGGACAGACGGCAGTACCATGCCAACATGCTAAGGCACCAGGAACTCAGCCACACTAGCACAGTGCAAACTGGACAGACGGCAGTACCATGCCAACATGCTCAGGCACCAGGAACTCAGCCACACTAGCACAGTGCAAACTGGACAGACGGCAGTACCATGCCAACATGCTCAGGCACCAGGAACTCAGCCACACTAGCACAGTGCAAACTGGACAGACGGCAGTACCATGCCAACATGCTCAGCACAGTGCAAACTGGACAGACGGCAGTACCATGCCAACATGCTCAGGCACCAGGAACTCAGCCACACTAGCACAGTGCAAACTGGACAGACGACAGTACCATGCCAACATGCTCAGGCACCAGGAACCCAGCCACACTAGCACAGTGCAAACTGGACAGACGGCAGTACCATGCCAACATGCTCAGGCACCAGGAACTCAGCCACACTAGCACAGTGCAAACTGGACAGACGGCAGTACCATGCCAACATGCTCAGGCACCAGGAACTCAGCCACACTAGCACAGTGCAAACTGGACAGACGGCAGTACCATGCCAACATGCTCAGGCACCAGGAACTCAGCCACACTAGCACAGTGCAAACTGGACAGACGGCAGTACCATGCCAACATGCTCAGGCACCAGGAACTCAGCCACACTAGCACAGTGCAAACTGGACAGACGGCAGTACCATGCCAACATGCTCAGGCACCAGGAACTCAGCCACACTAGCACAGTGCAAACTGGACAGACGGCAGTACCATGCCAACATGCTCAGGCACCAGGAACTCAGCCACACTAGCACAGTGCAAACTGGACAGACGGCAGTACCATGCCAACATGCTCAGGCACCAGGAACTCAGCCACACTAGCACAGTGCAAACTGGACAGACGGCAGTACCATGCCAACATGCTCAGGCACCAGGAACTCAGCCACACTAGCACAGTGCAAACTGGACAGACGGCAGTACCATGCCAACATGCTAAGGCACCAGGAACTCAGCCACACTAGCACAGTGCAAACTGGACAGACGGCAGTACCATGCCAACATGCTCAGGCACCAGGAACTCAGCCACACTAGCACAGTGCAAACTGGACAGACGGCAGTACCATGCCAACATGCTCAGGCACCAGGAACTCAGCCACACTAGCACAGTGCAAACTGGACAGACGGCAGTACCATGCCAACATGCTCAGGCACCAGGAACTCAGCCACACTAGCACAGTGCAAACTGGACAGACGGCAGTACCATGCCAACATGCTCAGGCACCAGGAACTCAGCCAGAGCACGTGGACAGTTAAAGGTCATTAACAatcaaaaatcatgtttttcattaaatttgatgatatttgaaggaaaccagatcaaagtatgatgaccaaagtatgaaaaattactgttgcttctacattgataaagtttgatcataaagttactggtcccatcccccatgtcaaacacttggattaaTTATTAAGGGGAAAGGTGACATCACCTTAACTCTCATGTTAATACACCAATGTTAacattctcttacctaatttaaataagtaccgcctcgtaaccaacatcggagaaggcgtgtttgcagaggggcgtggtttatatagctagagagctactctactggtgccaaaattTAACTGTAGGGTTTCAGCTAATATAATTACAAGTTGACCCTCttcatctatggcaaagatacttatatgtttcccctttcatccgtgtctggtgttagctaggtCTTCAGTCAGCATGGAACAAAACGCGGGAAAGGGTCTCAGACGTAGTTGTCAAGTCAACTCatccgtcagtgctgctgtgaactgCATCACAACAGACATGCCAACTGGGAGATAAAAAAATAAGGATatcattgatgcaatttcaatgttgtttgatttgctttgtgtatcaccaaattaGCTTGAGAttattttactgcaacactgcatccaagttgctcaaaggcgtttcaaagagctgtcagtcaaggcgagctcatgTATATGAGCTCCCTGCCAAAAGcatgtcttttcaaacttcctggtagttagccatgagatAAAAAGTACTTTTCAGAATGACAGTTCAGGAAACTTTAAACAAACCAACCACACTTCCCCTGGCCAGCTGGCTCATGACATCAgatcatgaaaataaaatgtgaATATAATTCAATGtatgttttgtgcacaaaggtgatgactaaGGTCGTGTCTTATTAGGAACATTCCAATTTGACTTCTCTATGGGGCCATCTTTTGGGAATTGTCTTTCTGGGCTGAACTTCAGTTAATCAGCAATACAGAAACTGTTCTTTGGGAACAGGCGAAAGCATGCTTTCAGACAGGAACCCTTGGGCCTTCTTTTCCGcaacaatttggtgaaagccccaaAGGCCTCAGAAAGCCTTGTTTTCCAATTTTCTAATAGTTAATAAAACATCTTGAAATGGTGATCAATGAAGGCCTAAACATGTTATTTATTGAGCAGAACTGCTagctatgtatactgaacaaaaatataaagccatcatgtgaagtgttggt is part of the Coregonus clupeaformis isolate EN_2021a unplaced genomic scaffold, ASM2061545v1 scaf0633, whole genome shotgun sequence genome and encodes:
- the LOC123485256 gene encoding zinc finger protein OZF-like — encoded protein: MSKLQSFRVFLNERLTAAAVEIFGAVEETVTEYHEENDRLRRLLRITPEIKLCRIDSLQLSLAVSEEEVLPDQQHCEQEWSPSLGQENPELPQIKEEQEELRTTQEEEHLQGLEADIKFTPSCVKSECDQEDPLQSLTLPQTQTVENRESDPKQVDLTPYVTVTHLKGLYSPCHPPDNQNNASSQSSAVSINPVGLDSSPPLDPSPSLNPKPSMEEHCSKPSTTSRKPHRCRDCGEMFTLEADLQKHVTLYKKRLRECRFCRKSCNSTCKLKAHVRLCHSGKPCTCPVCGKTFKLKGYLSKHMRIHTGVGEKPFTCGDCGKSFNLKGNLRNHMRTHTGEKPFSCGDCGKSFIHRWNLRNHMLTHTGEKPFSCGDCGKSFNQKGNLRNHKRTHTGRKPFSCDDCGKSFNQKGSLKKHTLTHTGEKPFICGDCGKGFYQKGNLRNHKRTHTGEKPFSCGDCGKSFNQKGSLKKHTLTHTGEKPFICGDCGKGFYQKGNLRNHKLTHTGEKPFSCGDCGKSFSQKSNLLIHVKNIHKGGKRDET